A single Bremerella cremea DNA region contains:
- a CDS encoding SDR family NAD(P)-dependent oxidoreductase: MKNTALITGASSGIGRQLAWVHAETKGDLILIARREEALNELREQLIAQHGINVICIPLDLNQPGAVEQLFQQVTEQGIEVEYLINNAGFGLHGLYHEQDWATDEAMIHLNVTVLCEMTHRFLPGMIQRKRGRILNVGSTAGFQPGPLMAVYYASKAYVLSFSQAIAEEVERYGITVTVLCPGPVDTEFFDRADAKQVSMFKTGATARSVAELGYRTMRKGRLVVINEWRLWFIQNWINPWVPRRTMLKISRWLLET; encoded by the coding sequence ATGAAGAATACCGCCCTCATAACCGGAGCTTCAAGCGGCATCGGACGCCAACTGGCTTGGGTGCATGCCGAAACCAAGGGAGACCTTATCTTGATCGCTCGACGGGAAGAAGCGTTGAACGAACTGCGCGAGCAGTTGATTGCTCAGCATGGGATCAACGTGATTTGTATTCCCCTGGACTTAAACCAACCAGGCGCCGTCGAGCAACTCTTTCAGCAGGTCACCGAGCAAGGAATCGAAGTTGAGTATTTAATCAACAATGCTGGCTTCGGTTTGCATGGGCTGTATCACGAGCAAGATTGGGCGACCGACGAAGCGATGATTCATCTGAATGTCACCGTGCTGTGCGAGATGACCCATCGCTTCCTACCGGGGATGATCCAGCGGAAACGTGGTCGCATTCTGAACGTTGGCTCGACCGCTGGCTTTCAGCCGGGCCCGTTGATGGCCGTCTATTATGCCTCGAAGGCGTACGTTCTCAGCTTTTCGCAGGCCATTGCGGAAGAAGTCGAGCGGTACGGAATCACCGTCACCGTGCTTTGCCCTGGCCCAGTCGATACCGAGTTCTTCGATCGCGCCGATGCGAAACAGGTTTCGATGTTCAAAACCGGAGCAACCGCTCGCAGCGTGGCCGAGCTAGGCTATCGCACGATGCGGAAGGGGCGGTTGGTCGTGATCAACGAGTGGCGGCTTTGGTTTATCCAGAACTGGATCAACCCCTGGGTGCCGCGCCGCACGATGTTGAAGATCTCGCGATGGTTACTGGAAACGTAA
- a CDS encoding NADPH:quinone reductase has protein sequence MKAAYFEETGPPEVIQYGDLPTPEPGPGQVLVKVGAAALNPIDTYIRNGANYWELPKPFVTGSDLAGTIEAVGSGTKKFMVGQRVWGTNQGLVGRQGTFAEYVAVDEHWLYATPDNVTDEAAAACALTGVTAHLGLGADNARLKSGETIFVHGGSGGVGSMVVQMAKAIGATVLTTASSDEKAELCQELGADHVFNYKTQNVAEEVLKICPNGVNVIWETIREPDFDFLVSIAAERCRMVLMAGRDARPAFPVGPFYVKECSLHGFVMFKATPEEMAVCGEDISRWLAEGKLKPQIGKELPLSEAAAAHQLQEDNTLRQAGTLAGKIVVKP, from the coding sequence ATGAAGGCCGCATATTTCGAAGAGACTGGACCTCCGGAAGTGATTCAATACGGAGATTTACCCACCCCAGAACCGGGCCCGGGGCAAGTGCTGGTGAAGGTCGGTGCTGCGGCGTTGAACCCAATCGACACCTACATTCGCAATGGGGCGAACTACTGGGAGTTGCCCAAGCCGTTTGTCACCGGCAGCGACTTGGCCGGTACCATTGAAGCAGTCGGCTCTGGTACCAAGAAGTTTATGGTTGGGCAGCGTGTCTGGGGGACGAACCAGGGGCTTGTGGGCCGCCAAGGGACTTTTGCCGAGTATGTTGCCGTAGACGAACACTGGTTGTACGCAACGCCTGATAATGTCACCGACGAAGCTGCGGCTGCCTGCGCACTAACCGGGGTGACGGCTCACCTGGGCTTGGGGGCCGACAATGCCCGGTTGAAGTCTGGCGAAACGATCTTCGTGCATGGTGGTTCTGGCGGGGTTGGTTCGATGGTCGTCCAAATGGCCAAAGCGATCGGCGCGACCGTCTTAACGACGGCCAGCAGTGACGAGAAAGCAGAACTGTGCCAAGAGCTCGGCGCCGATCACGTCTTCAATTACAAAACACAAAACGTCGCCGAAGAAGTGCTGAAGATTTGCCCCAACGGGGTGAACGTGATTTGGGAAACGATTCGCGAGCCGGACTTCGACTTTTTGGTAAGCATCGCCGCTGAACGTTGCCGCATGGTGCTTATGGCTGGTCGCGACGCCAGACCAGCGTTTCCGGTGGGACCGTTCTATGTCAAAGAATGTAGCTTGCATGGGTTCGTGATGTTCAAGGCAACCCCTGAGGAAATGGCCGTCTGCGGCGAAGATATCAGCCGCTGGCTTGCGGAAGGTAAGCTTAAACCGCAGATCGGCAAAGAGCTTCCCTTGTCGGAGGCCGCCGCCGCGCATCAGTTGCAAGAAGACAACACCTTGCGGCAGGCAGGCACCTTAGCCGGGAAAATTGTGGTTAAGCCGTGA
- a CDS encoding Lpg1974 family pore-forming outer membrane protein — protein sequence MDRGIWVALLPAMMIAAAGVAKAEEVKLTSYDDLLTRMENLEHQVNTQSAQMYQAIPCEPCATSQQCGKYYGSYEAVFLTPFQSNNTGIIAQNDPVIEHLGFDWEMKYSNRFELGYLAPTGGLGWRARYWQFDQSSSFAVDSNAGLIQDEGAIIWAATDTVIGLVDVDTAVMTQSIDAQVFDLELQTLSTKNFLFSGGFRYAEFDQSYLAVTDSGIAMGNMDFRGYGPTLAAEYQRNVWCGWDLFANGRGSILFGQQSFRASNNNDPTIMDIRNTGSLASSLEMQMGLKWTSRNERFFFKSALEAQYWANVGSPNPAATYTDSSDKANADDVLNENLGFVGFTVGGGFQY from the coding sequence ATGGATCGCGGAATTTGGGTTGCCTTACTGCCAGCGATGATGATCGCTGCGGCAGGCGTGGCGAAGGCAGAAGAGGTTAAGCTAACGTCTTACGATGACTTGCTCACTCGGATGGAAAATCTCGAGCATCAAGTCAACACTCAATCTGCTCAGATGTATCAAGCGATTCCTTGCGAGCCCTGTGCGACTTCGCAGCAGTGCGGCAAATATTACGGCTCGTACGAAGCCGTTTTTCTTACTCCGTTTCAGTCGAACAATACCGGCATTATTGCCCAGAACGATCCGGTGATCGAACACCTAGGCTTCGACTGGGAAATGAAATATAGCAACCGCTTCGAGCTGGGCTATCTTGCCCCAACCGGCGGCCTGGGCTGGCGGGCACGGTATTGGCAGTTCGACCAAAGCAGTTCTTTTGCTGTGGATAGCAATGCTGGTCTGATCCAAGACGAAGGGGCCATTATTTGGGCAGCGACTGACACGGTGATTGGTTTGGTCGATGTCGACACTGCCGTCATGACCCAGTCGATTGACGCCCAAGTGTTTGACTTGGAACTGCAAACCCTCAGCACCAAGAACTTCCTGTTCAGTGGTGGTTTTCGTTATGCAGAATTCGATCAATCGTATCTTGCCGTGACGGACTCAGGCATCGCAATGGGCAATATGGATTTCCGTGGCTACGGCCCGACCCTAGCGGCTGAATACCAACGCAACGTCTGGTGTGGTTGGGATTTGTTTGCCAATGGACGCGGATCGATTTTGTTCGGACAACAATCGTTCCGAGCTTCCAATAATAATGATCCGACAATCATGGACATTCGCAACACAGGCTCCTTGGCCAGCTCGCTGGAAATGCAAATGGGCCTGAAGTGGACCTCGCGGAACGAGCGATTCTTCTTCAAGTCGGCCCTGGAAGCACAGTACTGGGCCAACGTAGGCAGCCCGAATCCGGCAGCGACCTACACGGATAGCTCTGACAAAGCGAATGCCGATGATGTGCTGAACGAAAACCTCGGGTTCGTCGGCTTTACCGTTGGCGGCGGTTTCCAGTACTAA
- a CDS encoding DUF1254 domain-containing protein produces the protein MNPPPLVAWLLLLVVMIPASNLAAQDQSPDDTAIAEEAFVYGFPIVMNYGTLYEYFIDTTSDQYKCSFNEIYNTARVYTPADTSVVTPNSDTPYSFFCADLRAEPIVFAVPKIEKERYFSVQLVDLYTFNFGYVGSRATGNDGGKYMIAGPNWTGEKPAGIDKVFHCETDFATAIIRTQLFDPADIENVKQVQKGYQILPLSTYLGEKAPAVPPAIKWPKIDKELAAKDPFAYLAFLLNLCPPVGPAESEIAMRARFAKIGIETGKSFPCCELTTEQETAIKKGAEQGFAAIKKNTDSLGDTINGWHIFDVENNREACDGNWLLRASIAMAGIYANDSAEATYPITRTDANGQPLDGSQQKYTITFPAGQLPPVNAFWSVTMYNGKTQLLIKNPINRYLINSPMLPNMKKNADGSLTIYIQKDSPGADKEANWLPAPDGPIYLAMRLYWPKTDPPSILPPGHGTWQPPGVVRAD, from the coding sequence ATGAATCCGCCCCCTCTCGTTGCGTGGCTATTGCTACTCGTAGTCATGATTCCCGCGTCCAATCTAGCCGCACAAGATCAATCGCCCGACGACACAGCGATTGCCGAGGAAGCATTCGTTTATGGATTTCCGATCGTGATGAACTATGGCACATTGTATGAGTATTTCATCGATACCACATCCGACCAGTACAAGTGCTCTTTCAACGAAATCTATAACACGGCCCGCGTCTATACCCCGGCAGACACGTCGGTGGTCACGCCAAACAGCGACACGCCGTACTCGTTCTTCTGTGCCGACTTGCGAGCCGAACCAATCGTCTTCGCCGTACCGAAGATAGAAAAAGAACGCTACTTCTCTGTTCAATTGGTAGACCTTTATACCTTCAATTTTGGTTACGTCGGCAGCCGAGCAACCGGCAATGACGGGGGCAAGTACATGATTGCTGGGCCAAACTGGACCGGCGAGAAGCCTGCCGGGATCGACAAGGTTTTCCACTGCGAAACAGACTTTGCCACCGCCATCATCCGCACGCAGCTATTCGATCCGGCTGACATCGAAAATGTGAAGCAGGTTCAAAAGGGTTATCAGATCCTGCCACTTTCCACCTACCTGGGCGAGAAAGCACCGGCAGTTCCCCCGGCAATCAAGTGGCCCAAGATCGACAAAGAACTGGCCGCGAAAGATCCCTTCGCGTATCTGGCCTTCCTGCTCAACCTCTGCCCGCCGGTTGGCCCTGCTGAGTCGGAAATCGCCATGCGAGCCCGTTTCGCCAAGATTGGCATTGAAACAGGCAAGTCGTTCCCTTGCTGTGAACTGACCACCGAGCAGGAAACGGCGATAAAAAAGGGAGCCGAACAAGGCTTCGCTGCCATCAAAAAGAACACCGACAGCTTGGGCGACACCATCAACGGCTGGCATATTTTCGATGTTGAAAACAATCGCGAGGCGTGCGACGGAAATTGGCTGCTACGGGCCTCAATTGCCATGGCAGGCATCTATGCCAATGACTCGGCTGAAGCCACTTATCCGATCACCCGCACCGATGCGAACGGGCAACCGCTTGATGGTAGCCAGCAGAAGTACACCATTACGTTCCCGGCAGGCCAGTTGCCACCAGTGAACGCCTTTTGGTCGGTAACGATGTACAACGGCAAAACACAGCTCTTGATCAAGAACCCGATCAATCGCTACCTGATCAATTCGCCGATGCTGCCCAACATGAAAAAGAACGCCGACGGTTCGTTGACCATCTACATTCAAAAGGACTCGCCGGGTGCCGACAAAGAAGCCAACTGGCTACCGGCCCCAGACGGACCGATTTACCTGGCCATGCGTTTGTATTGGCCCAAGACCGATCCCCCTTCGATTCTGCCTCCTGGTCACGGAACGTGGCAGCCACCAGGGGTTGTCCGAGCGGACTAG
- a CDS encoding SHOCT domain-containing protein, whose protein sequence is MQQLSPEGHRIASDLAQRHGFSTDAVTHMLFAVLNGNGSMAQFCHPEFAGSGQWMQGGMMMLGDMFNYNLKGRVDALCNEISNLLASQPGLLQAGSFQSQSQSGGGQQQQGGGNYHQQQSGGGGYQSQANGGLQGQSSLFVPDPRAHWWPAELGQPNSTGSQNNLRYAYFAGSRRLAVDSGGDVWVYDTLDHQIGGFSQQQGMGSSIIFTSQYGTVSLSTLPVVSRNGQTVESTPPPAPSFTAPASPPPTSSAPNGNSVNETNIFDAIARLGELRDKGILTDDEFSTKKSELLGRL, encoded by the coding sequence ATGCAACAACTTTCGCCAGAAGGGCATCGGATCGCTTCTGATCTGGCCCAACGTCACGGATTTAGCACCGACGCCGTAACGCATATGCTGTTTGCCGTTTTGAACGGGAACGGTTCAATGGCCCAGTTCTGTCATCCTGAGTTCGCTGGCTCGGGCCAGTGGATGCAAGGGGGCATGATGATGTTGGGCGATATGTTCAACTACAACCTGAAGGGACGCGTCGACGCCCTTTGTAACGAAATCTCGAACCTACTGGCCAGTCAGCCAGGTTTGTTGCAAGCGGGCAGCTTTCAATCGCAAAGCCAAAGCGGTGGCGGCCAGCAGCAGCAAGGGGGTGGCAACTACCACCAACAGCAGAGCGGCGGCGGTGGATACCAAAGCCAGGCCAACGGAGGCCTGCAGGGCCAGTCGAGCCTGTTCGTACCTGATCCACGTGCTCACTGGTGGCCGGCAGAATTGGGGCAACCCAACTCGACCGGTTCGCAGAACAATTTACGCTACGCCTATTTTGCCGGCTCGCGGCGGTTGGCGGTCGATTCCGGCGGCGATGTCTGGGTGTACGACACACTCGATCACCAGATCGGCGGCTTTTCGCAGCAACAAGGGATGGGCAGCTCGATCATCTTCACCAGCCAATACGGCACGGTCAGCTTAAGCACGCTGCCGGTCGTCTCTAGAAATGGGCAAACGGTCGAATCAACACCACCCCCTGCCCCTTCGTTCACGGCGCCAGCTTCCCCGCCACCAACCAGCAGTGCTCCGAACGGCAACTCGGTGAACGAGACCAACATCTTCGACGCCATCGCCCGCCTCGGCGAACTACGCGACAAGGGAATCCTAACGGACGACGAGTTCAGCACCAAAAAGTCAGAACTGCTGGGGCGGCTGTAA
- a CDS encoding glycosyltransferase family 2 protein → MSVSVVVPIYNEIETIPLLYSSLHQVLAGLGREYEILFVDDGSCDGSSGKLKEIAATDPRAKVIEFRRNYGQTAAMHAGIQHASMDVVITLDGDMQNDPDDIPMMLSKIDEGFDLVHGWRKNRQDAWVNRKLPSKIANWIISKVTKFPIHDLGCTLKAIRREIAIELELYGEMHRFIPILAHQRGAKCVEVVTRHHARRFGQTKYGIGRTTRVVLDLLTVAYMQQFFTSPMKLFGRMGLACLGIAGLSVLTTIGMKLAGGVDMTGNPLLLLAVLSTILGSQMFGMGLLGEVNARIYYASNGNDSYAVRSLTNFDKDSPQSIKWRKQAA, encoded by the coding sequence ATGAGTGTTTCCGTTGTTGTGCCGATTTACAACGAAATCGAGACCATTCCGCTGCTTTACAGCAGCTTGCACCAGGTGCTAGCAGGGCTGGGGCGGGAGTATGAGATTCTGTTTGTTGACGACGGGTCGTGCGATGGCTCCTCGGGCAAACTCAAGGAAATTGCCGCGACCGATCCGCGTGCCAAGGTGATTGAGTTTCGCCGTAACTATGGGCAAACAGCCGCCATGCACGCAGGCATTCAGCATGCTTCGATGGACGTGGTGATCACGCTTGATGGCGATATGCAGAACGATCCTGACGATATCCCCATGATGCTGAGCAAGATCGACGAAGGGTTCGATTTGGTTCACGGCTGGCGGAAGAATCGGCAAGACGCATGGGTCAATCGGAAGCTGCCTTCGAAGATTGCCAATTGGATAATCTCGAAGGTAACCAAGTTTCCCATTCACGACTTGGGCTGCACCTTAAAAGCGATTCGGCGAGAGATTGCCATCGAGTTGGAATTGTACGGCGAGATGCACCGCTTCATTCCGATTCTGGCTCACCAGCGCGGGGCAAAATGCGTGGAAGTGGTCACGCGTCATCATGCTCGCCGCTTCGGACAAACCAAATATGGCATCGGTCGCACTACGCGAGTTGTGCTCGATTTGCTGACCGTTGCCTACATGCAGCAGTTCTTTACCAGCCCGATGAAACTGTTCGGACGGATGGGCTTGGCCTGCTTGGGCATCGCCGGGCTGAGCGTGCTGACAACGATTGGTATGAAGCTGGCTGGCGGAGTCGATATGACCGGCAACCCACTGCTGCTGCTGGCCGTGCTCAGCACGATCCTTGGCTCGCAGATGTTCGGTATGGGGCTGCTCGGGGAAGTGAACGCGCGAATCTATTACGCCTCGAACGGCAACGATTCGTACGCCGTTCGCAGCTTAACCAACTTCGATAAAGACTCGCCTCAATCGATCAAGTGGCGAAAGCAAGCCGCTTAG
- a CDS encoding SMP-30/gluconolactonase/LRE family protein produces the protein MRFPATRLALLLLLLPATLLQAEDFGNIVTVAGTGSKELSTNSGPVEKVNIGQPFGVLIGPDGAMYVTEVENHRVLRVDLETNKVTTVAGNGTKGYSGDGGPATDAQLNEPYEVRFATNGDMYFVEMQNHLIRKVDAKTGIISTIAGNGEPGYSGDGGKASEAQFNRPHSIALSDDDRYLFVADIQNHRIRLIDLPSGRIKSIAGNGEKKLPVDGETTEGKPILGPRALFYDNDSLWIALREGNSVWRLDKKGRRIHHIAGTGKTGFSGDGGSAKEATMNGPKGIAKAPNGNIYIVDTENQVIREIDPTNDKIRTVAGIGPPGRGYSGDNGPATEAKMDRPHGIGIGPDNALYIGDTNNHRVRKVIPSAE, from the coding sequence ATGCGATTCCCAGCGACTCGACTTGCGCTTCTCTTGCTGCTGTTGCCGGCCACTCTGCTACAAGCGGAAGATTTCGGAAACATTGTCACGGTTGCTGGAACCGGGAGCAAAGAGCTTTCCACCAACAGTGGCCCGGTCGAGAAGGTCAACATTGGCCAGCCATTCGGCGTGTTGATTGGCCCGGACGGGGCCATGTATGTGACTGAGGTCGAGAACCACCGCGTGCTGCGAGTCGATCTGGAAACGAACAAGGTCACGACCGTCGCTGGCAACGGCACGAAAGGGTATTCCGGCGATGGAGGCCCCGCCACGGACGCCCAATTGAACGAACCTTACGAAGTTCGTTTCGCGACTAACGGCGATATGTACTTTGTCGAGATGCAAAACCATCTCATCCGCAAGGTAGACGCTAAGACCGGCATCATTTCCACCATCGCTGGTAACGGCGAACCAGGCTACTCTGGCGACGGCGGCAAGGCGAGCGAGGCTCAGTTCAATCGGCCTCATAGCATCGCGTTGTCCGATGACGACCGCTATTTGTTTGTCGCCGATATCCAAAATCACCGGATTCGGCTTATCGATTTGCCAAGTGGTCGAATTAAATCGATCGCTGGCAACGGCGAGAAGAAATTGCCAGTCGACGGGGAAACGACCGAAGGAAAGCCAATCCTCGGCCCCCGGGCTTTGTTCTACGATAACGATTCGCTGTGGATCGCTTTGCGCGAAGGAAATAGTGTCTGGCGGCTCGATAAGAAAGGGCGTCGCATTCATCACATCGCCGGTACCGGAAAAACTGGTTTCAGTGGCGACGGCGGCAGTGCGAAAGAGGCGACCATGAACGGTCCCAAAGGAATCGCCAAAGCCCCCAACGGCAACATTTATATTGTCGATACCGAAAACCAGGTTATTCGCGAGATCGACCCCACCAACGACAAAATCCGCACCGTCGCTGGCATCGGCCCCCCAGGGCGAGGCTACTCAGGCGACAACGGCCCAGCCACCGAGGCCAAGATGGATCGCCCCCATGGCATCGGTATCGGTCCGGACAATGCCTTGTACATTGGCGACACCAACAATCATCGGGTTCGCAAAGTTATCCCGTCTGCTGAATAA